A stretch of Crossiella cryophila DNA encodes these proteins:
- a CDS encoding DUF998 domain-containing protein, which translates to MLVPEVPPTQAEPARTAVAAAPRPFPERVLGAAAPLGTVLVLAGIALVGLLDLLPSSAPLRRTISHYALTDARWVFDLALLILAAGSAVILVGLVRKGVTRPAAPATVFLGLWVVGLVIVVLFPKHDWSVGPSMSGDIHRIGSALAFLGLPIAALLLARPWLREAAARGFARTVWWLGLVSLLWFPPLIAVIAYYGPLGVAWWEIFPLGLWERLLAFTEVMAVVALGWWAHRIPANGGKLQADTSNFSA; encoded by the coding sequence GTGCTGGTTCCCGAGGTTCCCCCAACCCAGGCGGAACCGGCCCGCACCGCCGTCGCGGCGGCGCCCAGACCCTTCCCCGAACGGGTACTGGGCGCCGCCGCCCCGCTCGGCACCGTGCTGGTGCTGGCCGGGATCGCCCTGGTCGGCCTGCTCGATCTGCTGCCCAGCTCCGCCCCGCTGCGCCGCACCATCAGCCACTACGCGCTCACCGACGCCCGCTGGGTCTTCGACCTGGCCCTGCTGATCCTGGCCGCGGGCTCGGCGGTGATCCTGGTCGGCCTGGTGCGCAAGGGGGTTACCCGCCCGGCCGCGCCCGCCACGGTGTTCCTCGGGCTGTGGGTGGTGGGCCTGGTGATCGTGGTGCTCTTCCCCAAACACGACTGGTCGGTCGGGCCGAGCATGAGCGGTGACATCCACCGGATCGGCAGCGCGCTGGCCTTCCTCGGCCTGCCGATCGCGGCCCTGCTGCTGGCCAGGCCCTGGCTGCGGGAGGCGGCCGCGCGCGGCTTCGCCAGGACGGTGTGGTGGCTGGGCCTGGTGTCGCTGCTGTGGTTCCCGCCGCTGATCGCGGTGATCGCCTACTACGGACCGCTGGGCGTGGCCTGGTGGGAGATCTTCCCGCTCGGCCTGTGGGAACGCCTCCTCGCTTTCACCGAGGTAATGGCGGTGGTGGCACTAGGCTGGTGGGCGCACAGAATTCCGGCCAACGGTGGCAAATTGCAGGCGGACACAAGCAATTTTTCCGCCTGA
- a CDS encoding DUF3558 domain-containing protein — translation MNRKPALGMAMLLFLAGCAVPGSPVAMDEAAANAAARAQVSARPSEIRLDGFAGEQVCSLLTAAQQKDLGVDYVMPAEAGDRFDNRGCRFSRSLEKPRYAYRVTPVTQEGADVWLRPGETNLEVQVVRVAGFPAVQNRRRTDDRGCFVDVSVADGQRLGIQYSYDTHPVPLTAAELCGRAMAMAELAIRNLVELRGRR, via the coding sequence ATGAACCGGAAACCCGCACTGGGAATGGCGATGCTGCTCTTCCTCGCCGGGTGCGCGGTGCCCGGTTCGCCGGTGGCCATGGACGAGGCGGCGGCGAACGCGGCGGCCAGGGCGCAGGTGTCCGCGCGGCCCAGTGAGATCCGCCTCGACGGCTTCGCCGGGGAGCAGGTCTGCTCCCTGCTCACCGCGGCGCAGCAGAAGGACCTCGGGGTCGACTACGTGATGCCCGCGGAGGCGGGGGACCGGTTCGACAACCGGGGCTGCCGGTTCTCCCGGTCGCTGGAGAAGCCGCGCTATGCCTACCGGGTGACGCCGGTGACCCAGGAGGGCGCGGACGTCTGGCTGCGGCCGGGGGAGACCAACCTGGAGGTCCAGGTGGTGCGGGTGGCCGGGTTCCCCGCGGTGCAGAACCGGCGGCGAACCGACGACCGCGGCTGCTTCGTCGACGTCAGCGTGGCCGACGGGCAACGGCTGGGGATCCAGTACTCCTACGACACCCACCCGGTGCCGCTGACCGCGGCCGAACTGTGCGGGCGCGCGATGGCCATGGCCGAGCTGGCCATCCGGAACCTGGTGGAGCTGCGCGGCAGACGATGA
- a CDS encoding MFS transporter, translated as MPVALLALAISAFAIGTTEFVIMGLLPEVAADFGVSIPAAGLLITGYALGVVVGGPVLTAVGSKLPRKTILVSLMVLFIAGNLFSALAETYGLLMTGRVVAALAHGAFFGVGSVVAADLVAPERRASAIALMFTGLTMANVLGVPLGTALGQQLGWRSTFWAVTVLGVLGLIGILALVPRTQAAPGGGLRGELAVFRIPQVWLALAMTTLGFGGVFASFTYIAPMMTQVAGFAGGTVTWLLVLFGAGLFVGNLLGGRAADRALMPSLYVILAVLAAVLFTFTFTAHSQLGSVLTIAVFGIAGFATVAPLQMRVLTKAAGAPALASAANVAAFNLGNAGGAWLGGLAIENGLGYTAPNWIGGTLTVAGLAVALFSGWLDRRGRATIDTASIEPATALAR; from the coding sequence ATGCCCGTTGCACTGCTCGCCCTGGCGATCAGCGCGTTCGCCATCGGCACCACCGAGTTCGTCATCATGGGGCTGTTGCCCGAGGTGGCGGCCGATTTCGGGGTGTCCATCCCGGCCGCGGGGCTGCTCATCACCGGGTACGCGCTCGGTGTCGTGGTCGGCGGCCCGGTGCTCACCGCGGTCGGCTCGAAGCTGCCGCGCAAGACGATCCTGGTCAGCCTGATGGTGCTGTTCATCGCCGGGAACCTGTTCTCCGCGCTGGCCGAGACCTACGGGCTGCTGATGACCGGCCGGGTGGTCGCCGCGCTCGCGCACGGCGCGTTCTTCGGCGTCGGCTCGGTGGTGGCCGCGGACCTGGTCGCGCCGGAGCGGCGGGCCAGCGCGATCGCGCTGATGTTCACCGGGCTGACCATGGCCAACGTGCTCGGCGTGCCGCTGGGCACCGCGCTGGGTCAGCAGCTCGGCTGGCGGTCCACCTTCTGGGCGGTGACCGTGCTCGGGGTGCTCGGCCTGATCGGCATCCTCGCCCTGGTCCCGCGCACCCAGGCCGCCCCCGGCGGTGGGCTGCGCGGCGAACTCGCGGTGTTCCGGATCCCGCAGGTGTGGCTGGCGCTGGCGATGACCACGCTCGGCTTCGGCGGGGTGTTCGCCTCCTTCACCTACATCGCGCCGATGATGACCCAGGTCGCCGGGTTCGCCGGCGGCACCGTGACCTGGCTGCTGGTGCTCTTCGGCGCCGGACTGTTCGTGGGCAACCTGCTCGGCGGCAGGGCCGCGGACCGCGCGCTGATGCCCAGCCTGTACGTGATCCTGGCCGTGCTGGCCGCGGTGCTGTTCACCTTCACCTTCACCGCGCACTCCCAGCTCGGCTCGGTGCTGACCATCGCGGTGTTCGGCATCGCCGGGTTCGCCACGGTTGCGCCACTGCAGATGCGGGTACTGACCAAGGCGGCGGGTGCGCCCGCACTGGCCTCGGCGGCCAACGTGGCCGCGTTCAACCTGGGCAACGCCGGTGGCGCCTGGCTGGGCGGACTGGCCATCGAGAACGGGCTGGGCTACACCGCGCCGAACTGGATCGGCGGCACGCTCACTGTGGCCGGACTGGCGGTCGCGTTGTTCTCCGGCTGGCTGGACCGGCGCGGGCGCGCGACGATCGACACCGCGTCGATCGAACCGGCCACCGCCCTGGCCCGCTGA
- a CDS encoding aldo/keto reductase — protein MSTVPSLTLNNGVAMPQLGFGVFQVPDAETEAAVTHALAAGYRSIDTAAIYGNEAGVGAALAAADVPREELFITTKLWNSDQGYDSALRAFDTSLDKLKLDYLDLYLIHWPAPANGRYVDSWKALTKLQADGRVRAIGVSNFQPGHLKDVIDATGVVPAVNQVELHPRLIQSEVRAAHQDLGIATEAWSPLAKGGLLDHDLLTTLATKYDRTPAQVVLRWHLQLGNIVIPKSVTPSRIKENLNVFDFDLTQDDLATISTLDDNHRTGPNPDTFNA, from the coding sequence ATGAGCACCGTTCCGTCCCTCACCCTCAACAACGGGGTGGCCATGCCGCAGCTGGGCTTCGGCGTGTTCCAGGTGCCGGACGCCGAGACCGAGGCCGCCGTCACGCACGCCCTGGCGGCCGGGTACCGCAGCATCGACACCGCGGCCATCTACGGCAACGAGGCGGGCGTCGGCGCCGCCCTGGCCGCCGCGGACGTCCCGCGCGAGGAGCTGTTCATCACCACGAAGCTGTGGAACAGCGACCAGGGCTACGACAGCGCCCTGCGTGCCTTCGACACCAGCCTGGACAAACTGAAGCTGGACTACCTGGACCTGTACCTGATCCACTGGCCCGCCCCGGCCAACGGCCGCTACGTGGACTCCTGGAAAGCGCTGACCAAGCTCCAGGCCGACGGCCGCGTCCGCGCCATCGGCGTGTCCAACTTCCAGCCCGGCCACCTCAAGGACGTCATCGACGCCACCGGCGTGGTCCCCGCCGTGAACCAGGTCGAACTGCACCCCCGCCTGATCCAGTCCGAGGTCCGCGCCGCCCACCAGGACCTGGGCATCGCCACCGAGGCCTGGAGCCCCCTGGCCAAGGGCGGCCTGCTCGACCACGACCTGCTGACCACCCTGGCCACCAAGTACGACCGCACCCCCGCCCAGGTCGTCCTCCGCTGGCACCTCCAGCTCGGCAACATCGTCATCCCGAAGTCGGTAACCCCGTCCCGCATCAAGGAAAACCTCAACGTCTTCGACTTCGACCTGACCCAGGACGACCTCGCCACCATCTCCACCCTCGACGACAACCACCGCACCGGCCCCAACCCCGACACCTTCAACGCCTAA
- a CDS encoding MarR family winged helix-turn-helix transcriptional regulator yields MGLADDAVEARAQGWRTLAALHGRIEDKLERALQKEHELSVREFSVLSILSRQDGWHMRMNQLANAVVLSQSATTRLVTRLEERGLLERYLCADDRRGIYTEVTAAGQRLVDQARPIHDDALAEALAEAQALPELAPLVAVLEHAWTP; encoded by the coding sequence ATGGGACTGGCCGACGACGCGGTCGAAGCGCGGGCTCAGGGGTGGCGCACCCTGGCGGCGCTGCACGGCCGGATCGAGGACAAACTCGAGCGGGCGCTGCAGAAGGAGCACGAGTTGTCCGTGCGCGAGTTCAGCGTGCTCTCCATCCTGTCCCGCCAGGACGGCTGGCACATGCGGATGAACCAGCTGGCCAACGCGGTGGTGCTGAGCCAGTCCGCGACCACCCGCCTGGTCACCAGGCTGGAGGAGCGCGGCCTGCTGGAGCGCTACCTGTGCGCCGACGACCGGCGCGGCATCTACACCGAGGTCACCGCGGCAGGCCAGCGCCTGGTCGACCAGGCCCGCCCGATCCACGACGACGCGCTGGCCGAGGCCCTCGCCGAAGCCCAGGCACTGCCCGAACTGGCCCCCCTGGTCGCCGTCCTGGAGCACGCCTGGACCCCGTGA
- a CDS encoding glycine cleavage system protein H, producing the protein MAVKDLYQELADVPDKFDYTADHAWIEFGEDTVKLGLTAPASRCLGTVRYLSLPPRGARLEAGERCGLIASIRLCSDLFAPVSGEVVEVNTEVLDDPSLLLCSNDSDVSWLVKVRLTAWPEHVLTPEEYRECVGSAFPSHAKD; encoded by the coding sequence ATGGCGGTAAAAGACCTGTACCAGGAGCTAGCGGACGTACCGGACAAATTCGACTACACCGCGGACCACGCGTGGATCGAGTTCGGCGAGGACACGGTCAAGCTCGGCCTGACCGCGCCGGCCTCCCGATGCCTCGGCACGGTGCGCTACCTCAGCCTGCCCCCGCGCGGCGCGCGACTGGAGGCGGGTGAGCGCTGTGGCCTGATCGCCTCGATCCGGCTGTGCAGCGACTTGTTCGCACCGGTCAGCGGAGAGGTCGTCGAGGTCAACACCGAGGTGCTCGACGACCCCTCCTTGCTGTTGTGCAGCAACGATTCCGATGTCTCGTGGCTGGTGAAGGTGCGGCTGACGGCGTGGCCGGAGCACGTGCTGACCCCGGAGGAGTACCGGGAGTGCGTCGGCTCGGCCTTCCCCAGTCACGCCAAGGACTGA
- a CDS encoding SDR family NAD(P)-dependent oxidoreductase — MKIDLTGRTALVTGSTSGIGYAVAAGFAQAGAAVVVNGRSADRVEQAVAKLKAETGSATITGVAADIATAEGADGLFEQLPDVDILINNTGIFEPKPVFEITDADWLRFFEVNVLSGVRLSRHYAPRMAARGWGRVIFVSSESAVMIPREMVHYGMTKTAQLSVARGLALEVAGTGVTVNSVLPGSTLTEGVRTFIGELYPDLPFEAAEREFMATDRPTSLLKRLIRPEEIANLIVYTASEGASATTGAALRVDGGLIPTI; from the coding sequence ATGAAGATCGACCTGACCGGACGCACCGCCCTCGTCACCGGCTCGACCAGCGGGATCGGCTACGCCGTGGCCGCCGGGTTCGCCCAGGCGGGCGCCGCGGTCGTGGTCAACGGCCGCAGTGCGGACCGGGTGGAGCAGGCCGTGGCCAAGCTCAAGGCGGAGACCGGCTCGGCCACCATCACCGGCGTCGCGGCCGACATCGCCACCGCCGAGGGCGCCGACGGGCTGTTCGAGCAGCTCCCGGACGTGGACATCCTGATCAACAACACCGGGATCTTCGAGCCGAAGCCGGTCTTCGAGATCACCGACGCGGACTGGCTGCGCTTCTTCGAGGTCAACGTGCTCTCCGGGGTACGGCTGTCCCGGCACTACGCGCCGCGGATGGCAGCGCGCGGCTGGGGCCGGGTGATCTTCGTCAGCAGCGAGTCCGCGGTGATGATCCCGCGCGAGATGGTGCACTACGGGATGACCAAGACCGCCCAGCTCTCGGTGGCCCGCGGCCTGGCCCTGGAGGTGGCCGGCACCGGGGTCACGGTGAACAGCGTGCTGCCCGGCTCCACCCTGACCGAGGGCGTGCGCACCTTCATCGGCGAGCTGTACCCGGACCTGCCCTTCGAGGCGGCCGAGCGCGAGTTCATGGCAACCGACCGGCCGACCTCGCTGCTCAAGCGGCTGATCCGGCCGGAGGAGATCGCCAACCTGATCGTCTACACCGCCAGCGAGGGCGCCTCGGCCACCACCGGCGCCGCGCTGCGCGTCGACGGCGGCCTGATCCCCACCATCTGA
- a CDS encoding FAD-binding dehydrogenase, which yields MAADADVIVVGAGLAGLVATAELADAGRRVLLLDQEPETSMGGQAFWSFGGLFLVDSPEQRRLRIRDSYDLAWQDWLGTAGFDREEDHWPRKWAEAYVQFAAGEKRSWLKQQGIGIFPVVGWAERGGYDANGHGNSVPRFHITWGTGPGVIEPFVKRVRAAVERGLVTLRFRHRVDELTVTGGVVDGVRGQVLEPSSVARGEGSSRTPIGDFELRAQAVIVTSGGIGGNHDLVRRNWPQRLGTPPAKLLSGVPAHVDGRMLGITEAAGGRIINPDRMWHYTEGIQNWNPIWAKHGIRILPGPSSLWLDARGQRLPVPLFPGFDTLGTLEHIMRSGHEHTWFILTQKIIEKEFALSGSEQNPDLTGKSVRQVLGRARAGAPAPVEAFKRNGIDFIVEQTLPALVRRMNELTGGEPLIELSDVERQVLARDREIANPFTKDLQVTALRGARNYLGDKLIRVASPHRLLDPKAGPLIAVRLNILTRKTLGGLETDLDGRVLQAGGDVLPGVYAAGEVAGFGGGGMHGYRSLEGTFLGGCLFSGRTAGRAAAAAVG from the coding sequence ATGGCTGCCGATGCCGATGTCATCGTGGTGGGCGCTGGGCTGGCCGGTCTGGTCGCCACCGCCGAACTCGCCGACGCGGGCAGGCGGGTGCTGCTGCTCGACCAGGAACCCGAGACGAGCATGGGCGGACAGGCGTTCTGGTCCTTCGGCGGCCTGTTCCTGGTCGACTCGCCCGAGCAGCGCCGGCTGCGCATCCGCGACTCCTACGACCTGGCCTGGCAGGACTGGCTGGGCACCGCGGGCTTCGACCGCGAGGAGGACCACTGGCCGCGCAAGTGGGCCGAGGCCTACGTGCAGTTCGCCGCGGGGGAGAAGCGGTCCTGGCTCAAACAGCAGGGCATCGGCATCTTCCCGGTGGTCGGCTGGGCCGAACGCGGCGGCTACGACGCCAACGGCCACGGCAACTCGGTGCCGCGCTTCCACATCACCTGGGGCACCGGCCCCGGCGTGATCGAGCCGTTCGTCAAACGGGTACGCGCCGCGGTCGAGCGCGGCCTGGTCACGCTGAGGTTCCGGCACCGGGTGGACGAGCTGACCGTCACCGGCGGCGTGGTCGACGGCGTGCGCGGCCAGGTGCTGGAACCCAGCTCGGTGGCCCGCGGCGAAGGCAGCTCGCGCACCCCGATCGGCGACTTCGAGCTGCGCGCCCAGGCCGTGATCGTCACCTCCGGCGGCATCGGCGGCAACCACGACCTGGTCCGCCGCAACTGGCCGCAGCGCCTGGGCACCCCGCCGGCCAAACTGCTCTCCGGCGTGCCCGCGCACGTGGACGGCCGGATGCTCGGCATCACCGAGGCCGCGGGCGGGCGGATCATCAACCCGGACCGGATGTGGCACTACACCGAGGGCATCCAGAACTGGAACCCGATCTGGGCCAAGCACGGCATCCGGATCCTGCCCGGCCCGTCCTCACTGTGGCTGGACGCGCGCGGGCAGCGGCTGCCGGTGCCGCTGTTCCCCGGCTTCGACACCCTGGGCACCCTGGAACACATCATGCGCTCCGGGCACGAGCACACCTGGTTCATCCTCACCCAGAAGATCATCGAGAAGGAGTTCGCGCTCTCCGGCTCCGAGCAGAACCCCGACCTCACCGGCAAGAGCGTGCGCCAGGTGCTCGGCAGGGCCCGCGCGGGCGCGCCCGCGCCGGTGGAGGCGTTCAAGCGCAACGGGATCGACTTCATCGTCGAGCAGACCCTGCCCGCGCTGGTGCGCCGGATGAACGAACTCACCGGCGGCGAACCGCTGATCGAACTGTCCGATGTGGAGCGTCAGGTGCTGGCCAGGGACCGCGAGATCGCCAACCCGTTCACCAAGGACCTCCAGGTGACCGCGTTGCGCGGGGCCCGGAACTACCTGGGGGACAAGCTGATCCGGGTGGCCAGCCCGCACCGGCTGCTCGATCCCAAGGCTGGACCGCTGATCGCGGTGCGGCTCAACATCCTGACCCGCAAGACCCTGGGCGGCCTGGAGACCGACCTCGACGGCCGGGTGCTGCAGGCCGGTGGCGACGTGCTGCCCGGCGTGTACGCGGCCGGCGAAGTGGCGGGCTTCGGCGGCGGCGGCATGCACGGCTATCGGTCCCTGGAGGGCACTTTCCTTGGTGGCTGCCTGTTCTCCGGCCGCACGGCGGGCCGGGCCGCGGCGGCCGCGGTCGGCTGA